One window from the genome of Nicotiana tomentosiformis chromosome 5, ASM39032v3, whole genome shotgun sequence encodes:
- the LOC138892691 gene encoding uncharacterized protein — protein MFFDGAAHFKGVRIGAVLISETREHYPASAKIRFPCTYNMAEYEACILGIRMTFQFNVKERLVIGDSDILIHQVQGEWSIKNVKILPYMHCIKALCKQFMKIEFKNLPRIWNEFADVLATLSSMIQHPDKNYIDPIEVEIRDQHAYCFHVDEEPDGKPWYHDIKKFFATR, from the coding sequence atgtttttcgatggagcagcACACTTCAAAGGAGTTAGAATTGGGGCAGTCCTGATTTCAGAAACTAGAGAGCATTATCCAGCAtcggcaaagataagattcccttgtacCTATAATATGGCCGAATACGAAGCATGCATCCTTGGGATTAGAATGACATTCCAATTCAACGTCAAAGAACGTTTGGTCATAGGAGACTCTGATATattgatacaccaagtccaaggAGAATGGTCCATAAAGAATGTCAAGATACTTCCGTACATGCACTGCATAAAGGCGCTATGCAAGCAGTTCATGAAGATTGAGTTCAAGAACCTCCCTAGGATTTGGAATGAGTTCGCCGACGTCCTTGCAACCCTATCATCTATGATtcaacatccagacaagaactacatcgaccctattgaggtagagatcagggatcaacatgcctattgcttccatgtagatgaagaaccagatggtaaaccatggtatcaCGACATCAAGAAATTCTTTGCAACCAGATAA